One stretch of Armigeres subalbatus isolate Guangzhou_Male chromosome 2, GZ_Asu_2, whole genome shotgun sequence DNA includes these proteins:
- the LOC134210879 gene encoding protein lethal(2)essential for life-like, with protein MVLVPILFSDWWDDSWDSQLRLPRIFDQHFGSGISGDHLLTSRNAAVQSAIQNQRRPHYVRPWRNFNLVPLRDSGSAINLTSDKFQINLDVQQFAPEEVTVKATDNTIIVEGKHEEKEDEHGQISRHFVRRYTLPDGHDASQIVSTLSSDGILTISAPKKALPEPEGLRTIQIVQTGQPTKQPNGESEAQVEEKK; from the coding sequence ATGGTTCTTGTTCCTATTTTGTTCAGTGACTGGTGGGATGATAGCTGGGACAGTCAACTTCGACTTCCTCGTATCTTTGATCAGCATTTCGGTAGTGGAATCAGCGGAGATCATTTACTAACATCCCGCAATGCTGCAGTACAATCCGCCATTCAAAATCAGCGCCGACCCCACTATGTAAGACCGTGGCGCAATTTTAATTTGGTACCGCTACGAGACTCCGGTTCTGCTATCAACCTTACCAGCGATAAATTCCAAATCAATTTGGATGTACAGCAGTTTGCACCAGAAGAGGTTACAGTCAAGGCTACGGACAACACAATTATCGTCGAAGGCAAGCATGAGGAAAAAGAGGACGAACATGGTCAAATTTCTAGACACTTTGTTCGTCGGTACACGCTTCCAGACGGACATGATGCCAGCCAGATTGTTTCGACGCTGTCCTCAGATGGTATACTGACAATATCCGCCCCGAAGAAAGCATTGCCTGAACCAGAAGGGCTGAGAACAATTCAAATCGTACAGACCGGCCAACCGACGAAACAACCAAACGGAGAATCGGAAGCACAAgttgaagagaaaaaataa